The following is a genomic window from Colletotrichum lupini chromosome 5, complete sequence.
GGCGTTTCTTATACGTGGTACAAGTCAATAGTGGCGTAGCCTCATGACGAGCTCCAACAAAGATTATTAGCACGAAAAGCCTCTGATGAGTGAGCTGATTTTGTCGGACCAACAAGGGGAAAAGCCATTCAGCTTATGCGAAGAGGACCACCGGAATCCGCTACAGAACCCCATAAACCCTCCACGCCCCGTCTCCTCATCCGACAGAACGTCTGAACATGGATCTGGTGGATGTTGAAGATTTTGACGAGGAAAAAGAAAGCAACGGAATCGATTCCTTCGACATGTGAAATCCTGTACTCCGTTTAGGACCACTGGTACAGAATCACTTGCACCTCATTTCCCAAAAATCGTCAACAACACCCGGGCTGTGGGCACACTGTCCGTCCTTCAAGTACGGTAGAGCCTAACCTAAATGGTATCGCTGTCCGATGCCCATGTCTAGACCTCTTCCTCAATGTGTAAAGATGGAAAGGCAAAAGAGTGACAAAGATGAGGGTGCCTGGATGATCCCGGTCAGGTACATGTTCGTCGGACATGTCTTTTGGGCTCTCGAAGCTGTTCTCTTTCATGCAGGCCTTTATGTCGAGGACCATCAATGGTCAATCTCTTCAAGCTTCCGCCTGGTCGGTATAGCATACGTAAGTCCAGGGCATAGAGCCAGATCAAAACATCAGCAAACTTCCACTGGACATTGATCTGAGAACCACAAACGTTTTCCTCAGCAACTGCCTGTTCATTCTACCGAAACCAACACTGCTCCAGAATCGAACGTTTTGTGTGGAAGACATTGGGGACGGTCCAGAATTTGATCCTGGCGACGACCACAAAGGATGGCGGATGCAACGACCCATTCATTCACCCTTTGGTGATCACTCTCCTTGTCCCTCGACCTGCGGAAAACTGCAAGGATATAGAGTTCGTTTCTCTTTGGTCGTCTCGCGATCGGTAATCTAGTCTACCGGCCGTTTTCTGTCTACATGTACCCGCAGCCCTGGTCTTCCTTCACCTGGCCCCCAAACCCGCGTTCGTCCCTCGGCGAACCTCATGGTTGGCTATCCACCCTCCTTTCTTAGGAACGGAGACGCATAGTGGCCAACGGTTGACTACTCCTTCAAGTACTGCAGTAGTCTGCAGACTGTCACGCCCGTTTCACGCCACCCTCCTTCTCGGTTTCGATGCAAGGGCGGGCAAGAGAGGGAGTTGCAGACTTGTGCCTGGCGGGAGACATACGCGGGGGGCCGTTGTCTCTTCCTGTTCACATACTTTTTGACTGCCCAATGAAATCCCCGCCTTTCCTTTTCTACCACGGAAAGGTTACTGAACCCTTCGGACTTGGACGGACGGGTTCTCCCTAGTCTAAAGCCACAAATTCTGCACAAGACAGGCCTGGGAATGGACATATAACCGTTCGTGGGGACCCAGTCGTCCCAGCTTATTGGATTCTCCCTCGATCTGCGTCTGCCATCTTCCACTGTTCTGGTGTCTTGCCCACAGACCGTTGGCCTCTCGGGGCCCACAACCTCATCGGACCAGTTTGATCTCCTACGGCTTCAACATCAATCACTGCATATTCGCCATGGTCGAGGGGAACATTCCCGGCGAGAGCAATGCGCTCATGGTGCAGGTGCCGGCCATTGTCTTCTTCGTACTTACGCCCATCTTCGTGGGCATCCGGTTTTGGTCGAGGATCAAGATGAGATCCGGCCTTGGTTGGGACGACTGGACCATCCTGTTCTCGTTCGTGAGTCTACTCTACAAGAAACTCGGTACCATTTTGTTCGCTGACGCTCCCAAGATCTGCTGCCTGACTGTATCGATATTGATGATGATCTCCTGCGAGTATGGGTTCGGCCAGCACATTAGAAACCTGTCTAAACCTAATAAGGTCATGACTTTGCAGGTATGTAGCCAGGAACATCTCATGCCGCTTGGTTGAAGTGAGGTATCATGTAACATCAGTCTGACTGTTGATAGTTGTTCTACGTTGCACAGATCTTCTACAAGATCACCATCAATCTCACAAAGGCATCGATATTACTCCTATATCTTCGCATATTCGTCCAGCGGTACTTCAGGATTCTTTGCTACACGCTACTCAGCATCATCCTGGCCTACATGGTAGCGACATCGGCCTCTTCGATATGGCAGTGTACCCCTATTCCGAGAGCTTGGGACAAGACTATTCCGGGCACTTGTATCTCGCTTACTATGAACTGGTATGCGAATGCGGGATTCTCTATCGCTACCGATATCCTCATCATGGCATTGCCGCAGCACGTTCTGTGGCAGTCGAAACTCCCTCTCAACCAGAAGAGGCTGCTCATGATTGTCTTTGCTCTGGGCCTTTTCGTCACGATCACGAGCATCTTACGTATGACGACGCTGAACTTTTCCACCACAAGCCCAGACACCACTTGTAAGTAACAAAAAGACTCCATATGACTTCAAACATATGCTTACATATTGACGCAGTCGACATTGCCTCCACGCTCTGGACAGTCGTCGAAGATAACGTCGCCATCATCTGCGCCTGCCTGCCAATGTGCCGTCTACCCTTGACCTACCTCTTCCCAACATACTTCGCGACCAAGAAAGGGTCGTCTGCCGGCAGCTACAACACAGGCTCCGCGCCGCGAACGAACAACAGCAACTTCATCCACGCCGGTACGAGCCGCAACGACTGGCACCCATACCAAGGCCGCGAAGAGAAGAACGGGATTCATCTGACGAGCGTGCATGCCAGACCAAAAGTTGGGGACGATACGAGCGAGGAGTACATCCTACCTACAGCCGCCGACGAAAGGCGTGTGAGGACTCCGAGCGAGGAGGTGGAGGATCGGCGGGCTATCAGGAAGACGACGGCGTTTCACATGACTTATGACGAAGAACGGCCGAGAGTATGATCCTAGGGATATAATGTGACGGAGAGGACAGCTACGAGTAAAAAGCATGATTTCCCGGAAATGTTACTACCTAATCCTCGTTCTGCGAGGTGTAGAAACACCTTAGACCGGAAGTGACTACGCCGAATCTTACGTGACTCACTTTGAAGTGTCCTTACCTCCATCCGCAATGAAAGAAGGGTTATGTGAGAGCTATGGTATGTTTAAGCTGCAAGAGACGCAATAATTCTGTCGCGCCCAATGCAACGGTCGTTTGTAAAGCTGTCATACCGGCTGACATATTGGCCAGTGGTGTTCAAAAGTAAAACGTCCTTATTCTGTCCATACAGCGGGAACTCCGCGATTTCCTGTCCATGGGGATTTCCGCTTAGAGTGAAGCTGGTCATGTATCGCTGCAAGGCGATCGCAGTCTCTGGACTAGACATACCAACCCCGTTATCGGAAAAGGTGTATGCAACATCATCGGCGTGCATGGCTGGGTATACACCAAACTCGTACTGATGAGTCGTGCCATTCAGCGCTCTCACGAGAGCAAGACCATTGCACCGGAAAAGCAAGTCCTGCATGGTGAGGGAAGTACGAGCGATGTGGTCCGTGTATCCATAGGAGCCATTGAGAATGGGCGGGTACAGCTCCGTTGCCATGTAATCGATCGAGTCAGCGCTGGCTCCGGGAAGGGTGACGGACATCCATTCGTGGTAGCCAGCGTCGTCTGTGATGTCGAAGGAACCGAAGAAGAGACCATCGTTGGTGTTTGAGCCAGCCATGACTTTGACTTTGGTATCGAACTTCCCCTCCGAGATCAAGACTGCAGGCTCGGCCGGGACAAAGGTGCCGTCAACTACCGGGCTGAAAGTGAAGCTTCCCAGGCGGCCTGCAAAGACCTGATCGCTGTTGGCTGCAATCACAGAGGCAGCAGGAAGCTGCCTAGCTTCGGCTAGAGTGCTGACGTTTAAACGCGATAGGAATTCGGCAAAGATATCGTCCTGGTTCTGGGCTGGCGGAGATGGGAGGATCGCTGGGGACTGCGGGATAATCTGTTGGAAGGGAACGGAGCCCTGGGAGCCGCCGAAAGCCTCCGGGATTTCCGTATTAGCCTCTTTCACCCCCTCAAATCACTTTTCCTTGACTCACAGTTGTCTGGAATACGATCGAACCTCCTCCAGCGGACTCTCCTGCAAGAGTCACACGAGCCGGGTCTCCGCCGAAAAGGTGAATGTTTTGTTGAATCCACTCCAGCGCAAGCCTCTGGTCGAGGAGTCCAGCATTGGCAACGCCTCCCTGGGATGTAAATTCTGGGCCGCTGAGGAAACCAAAGGCACCAAGGCGGTAGTTGAGAGCCACATAGACAAAATCGTGGTTGCCTTGTCTTAAGAGACCAGCAGGCGAACCGCTGTTTAGTCCAGCCTTGGAGCCAACGTCGTAGCCACCGCCGTAGATCCATACGAAAACCTGTTTGAGTAGCCAGTGTCAGCTCAGGAATCTTAGTTTCTTTGACGACAGGGGAATCGCATGGATCACAAGATGTTCTACTTACGGGTGCTCTAGTAGCAGTCTCATTGGACCTGACAGCATCAAAAATCTTCTTCGGGGCCACCACGTCAAGAAACAGACAGTCTTCGCTAGCTCTCGAGTCGAGGAGCTGACTAGCAGATATGGAGATGTTAGGACCGAATAGGTATTGGTATGCTTGTTCGATCAGGCTCGGCGTCCATTCCGGGAGGGCCTGTGGGCAGATTCGGGCCTCTTCACCCTTCTGCACGATAGACCTGTTCGTTGCAGGAGTTAACGGGGCAGCGAATCGAAGATCTCCAATTGGTGGGGCTCCATATCGAATGTTGGAAAAGTTGTATGCTTCACTCAAGGTCTGTGATGGGTGAGCTTTTCAAGGATGGCAAAATCAAGTGTCATTGCATTTGGGGCAATTGCCCTTCAAACACAAGGTTTTACTTACATCGAAGTTGAGAGCTTGATGAAGCTCGTAGCCTAAGTCTACAATCGGTAGACTATTTGACGTATTGCCTGTTTCGATGCATGACGCTGAAACGAGTGAGAGGCAGACGAGCGTGATGATACCTGCAACGAAAGAACGCATCATGGGGAGAGTGAAGCCGTGTCGATCTTTGAATGATGACAAGTGAATCGAGTGTGCTTGCTAAAGAATGAACGGAGAAGAGAATTTGGTTTCTTTTTAACATTTCTACTGCTTTTTTGCTTGCCTCTCTTGCCTCTACCGAAGAAGACAGTCTTGATTGCTTCTACTGCACCTCGCGGGTCTCTCCACTGATAAACCAGTCTGTACGGACGAACCTTGAGCCGCGATGCAGCCAGCTGACGTCTGTAATTGCTGCATGTTGGATTACGATAGCAAAAACCAAGACTATAAGTCAAGGGCAAGGGGGCTTGAGTCAAGCTGCGGCCCGATTCCTTAGCTGAGCAGACACCAGCGCGGAAACAAGCCGCTCTTCTTTCCTCTTGTgcgtcttctctttctttCGAGAAGGTCTGTTCCTCCTCCACTCTAGCCGTCTTCACCACCTTGCCAGGGCACGCCGGCATTCCATCAGCCGGGATATATCACGACTTGAAAATAAGCGAGAGAGGagggagggag
Proteins encoded in this region:
- a CDS encoding acetylcholinesterase: MMRSFVAGIITLVCLSLVSASCIETGNTSNSLPIVDLGYELHQALNFDTLSEAYNFSNIRYGAPPIGDLRFAAPLTPATNRSIVQKGEEARICPQALPEWTPSLIEQAYQYLFGPNISISASQLLDSRASEDCLFLDVVAPKKIFDAVRSNETATRAPVFVWIYGGGYDVGSKAGLNSGSPAGLLRQGNHDFVYVALNYRLGAFGFLSGPEFTSQGGVANAGLLDQRLALEWIQQNIHLFGGDPARVTLAGESAGGGSIVFQTTAFGGSQGSVPFQQIIPQSPAILPSPPAQNQDDIFAEFLSRLNVSTLAEARQLPAASVIAANSDQVFAGRLGSFTFSPVVDGTFVPAEPAVLISEGKFDTKVKVMAGSNTNDGLFFGSFDITDDAGYHEWMSVTLPGASADSIDYMATELYPPILNGSYGYTDHIARTSLTMQDLLFRCNGLALVRALNGTTHQYEFGVYPAMHADDVAYTFSDNGVGMSSPETAIALQRYMTSFTLSGNPHGQEIAEFPLYGQNKDVLLLNTTGQYVSRYDSFTNDRCIGRDRIIASLAA